In Streptomyces sp. NBC_00414, a single window of DNA contains:
- a CDS encoding DUF47 domain-containing protein: MRFRLTPRETSFYDMFAASADNIVTGSKLLMELLGADSSGRAEIAERMRAAEHAGDDATHAIFHQLNSSFITPFDREDIYNLASSLDDIMDFMEEAVDLVVLYNVEELPKGVEQQIEVLARAAELTAEAMPNLRTMDNLTEYWIEVNRLENQADQIHRKLLAMLFNGKYEAIEVLKLKQIVDVLEEAADAFEHVANTVETIAVKES; this comes from the coding sequence GTGCGCTTTCGTCTGACCCCCAGGGAGACGAGCTTCTACGACATGTTTGCCGCGTCCGCGGACAACATCGTCACGGGCTCCAAGCTCCTGATGGAACTGCTCGGGGCGGACTCGTCCGGCCGAGCCGAGATCGCAGAGCGTATGCGGGCCGCGGAACACGCCGGTGACGACGCCACGCACGCGATCTTCCACCAGCTGAACTCCTCGTTCATCACGCCGTTCGACCGCGAGGACATCTACAACCTCGCTTCGTCCCTCGACGACATCATGGACTTCATGGAGGAGGCCGTCGACCTGGTCGTCCTCTACAACGTGGAGGAACTGCCCAAGGGCGTCGAGCAGCAGATCGAGGTACTGGCACGGGCGGCGGAGCTCACCGCCGAGGCGATGCCGAACCTGCGCACGATGGACAACCTCACCGAGTACTGGATCGAGGTCAACCGCCTGGAGAACCAGGCCGACCAGATCCACCGCAAGCTGCTGGCGATGCTCTTCAACGGCAAGTACGAGGCCATCGAAGTGCTGAAGCTCAAGCAGATCGTGGACGTCCTCGAAGAGGCCGCCGACGCGTTCGAGCACGTGGCCAACACGGTGGAGACCATCGCGGTCAAGGAGTCCTGA
- the pstS gene encoding phosphate ABC transporter substrate-binding protein PstS: MKLQRKNRLRALSLGAVAVSGALALTACGSDDTGGGSGSDGGTTAASSSIKCDDAKGQLLANGSSAQKNAIDAWVKQFVTACKDVQINYKSEGSGAGVTAFTQGQVAFAGSDSALKPEEVTASKEVCKGGQGIDLPMVGGPIAVGYNVPGVEDLVLDATTLAGIFDSKITNWNDAAIKKLNPDATLPNLKIQAFHRSDESGTTDNFTKYLIAAAPAKWKYEGGKAWQAKGGQSASGSSGVAQQVKQTSGAISYMELSYAKDGIAAAKLNTGASEPVEATVENATTAIADAKVVGTGKDLALELNRATKADGAYPITLVTYEIVCDKGNKADTLAATKAFLTYIASEDGQKILAENDYAPIPEEIIAKVRTTVASLS; the protein is encoded by the coding sequence GTGAAGCTTCAGCGCAAGAACCGGCTTCGCGCCCTTTCCCTCGGTGCTGTCGCCGTCTCCGGCGCCCTGGCGCTGACGGCGTGCGGCTCCGACGACACCGGCGGCGGCTCCGGCAGTGACGGCGGCACGACCGCCGCCAGCAGCTCCATCAAGTGTGACGACGCCAAGGGCCAGCTCCTCGCCAACGGCTCCTCGGCGCAGAAGAACGCGATCGACGCCTGGGTCAAGCAGTTCGTGACCGCCTGCAAGGACGTCCAGATCAACTACAAGTCCGAGGGTTCGGGCGCCGGTGTCACCGCGTTCACCCAGGGCCAGGTCGCCTTCGCCGGTTCCGACTCCGCGCTGAAGCCCGAAGAGGTCACCGCCTCCAAGGAGGTCTGCAAGGGCGGCCAGGGCATCGACCTGCCGATGGTCGGCGGCCCGATCGCGGTGGGCTACAACGTCCCGGGTGTCGAGGACCTGGTCCTGGACGCGACGACCCTCGCGGGGATCTTCGACAGCAAGATCACCAACTGGAACGACGCGGCGATCAAGAAGCTGAACCCGGACGCCACGCTGCCCAACCTCAAGATCCAGGCGTTCCACCGCTCGGACGAGTCCGGCACCACGGACAACTTCACCAAGTACCTGATCGCCGCCGCGCCCGCCAAGTGGAAGTACGAGGGCGGCAAGGCCTGGCAGGCCAAGGGCGGCCAGTCCGCGTCCGGCTCCTCCGGTGTCGCCCAGCAGGTCAAGCAGACCTCCGGCGCCATCAGCTACATGGAGCTGTCGTACGCCAAGGACGGCATCGCCGCGGCCAAGCTGAACACAGGCGCCAGTGAACCCGTCGAGGCCACCGTCGAGAACGCCACCACGGCCATCGCGGACGCCAAGGTCGTCGGCACGGGCAAGGACCTCGCGCTCGAACTGAACCGCGCGACCAAGGCCGACGGCGCCTACCCGATCACCCTGGTCACGTACGAGATCGTCTGCGACAAGGGCAACAAGGCGGACACCCTCGCCGCCACCAAGGCGTTCCTCACCTACATCGCCAGCGAGGACGGCCAGAAGATCCTGGCCGAGAACGACTACGCCCCGATCCCCGAAGAGATCATCGCCAAGGTCCGTACGACCGTCGCGAGCCTGAGCTGA
- a CDS encoding ABC transporter permease: MTTLLTPGRPAPAPGTGLGLARSILRLHRAALWCWLPLVTALAAAMLWAYGPGVQAATADVREQCRTNVDEGCYFPSGPWLSGYSTTVALTTLVVSFLPLLIAAWAGAALIGRELENGTAHLAWTQSVSPARWLAAKLAVPALFVTAGTALLIPLHRLMWNSGAELLWTEWFDAYDFRSNGTVALAYALCGLAVGVLAGLLLGRALPALGVACAVTFAITQSGDRYRPSMWPTVTVSGTEALELPDRALQLDRGVITDEGARMGNNMACADTGSAAELRSCLAHSGLDEIWATYHPRSHFWPLQLVETGIVLAVAALAVTAAFVLLNRRTAAAGAAV, translated from the coding sequence GTGGTGCTGGCTGCCGCTGGTGACGGCCCTCGCGGCGGCGATGCTGTGGGCGTACGGACCGGGCGTCCAGGCAGCCACCGCGGACGTCCGCGAACAGTGCCGGACGAACGTCGACGAGGGCTGCTACTTCCCCTCCGGCCCCTGGCTGAGCGGCTACAGCACGACCGTCGCGCTCACCACCCTCGTCGTCTCCTTCCTCCCCCTCCTGATCGCCGCCTGGGCGGGCGCGGCCCTCATCGGCCGCGAGCTGGAGAACGGCACCGCGCACCTCGCCTGGACCCAGTCCGTCTCCCCGGCCCGCTGGCTCGCCGCGAAACTCGCCGTCCCGGCGCTGTTCGTCACCGCGGGCACGGCCCTGCTGATCCCGCTGCACCGCCTGATGTGGAACAGCGGCGCCGAACTGCTCTGGACGGAATGGTTCGACGCGTACGACTTCCGCTCCAACGGCACCGTCGCCCTCGCGTACGCCCTCTGCGGCCTGGCCGTCGGCGTTCTCGCGGGCCTGCTCCTCGGCCGCGCGCTGCCCGCCCTGGGCGTCGCCTGCGCCGTCACGTTCGCCATCACCCAGTCGGGCGATCGGTACCGGCCGAGCATGTGGCCCACGGTCACGGTCTCCGGCACCGAGGCGCTGGAGCTGCCGGACAGGGCCCTCCAGCTCGACCGCGGCGTGATCACCGACGAGGGCGCCCGCATGGGCAACAACATGGCCTGCGCCGACACCGGCAGCGCGGCCGAACTGCGCAGCTGCCTGGCCCACAGCGGCCTCGACGAGATCTGGGCCACCTACCACCCGCGGTCCCACTTCTGGCCCCTGCAGCTCGTCGAGACCGGGATCGTCCTCGCCGTCGCCGCCCTCGCGGTCACCGCCGCGTTCGTCCTGCTCAACCGTCGTACCGCTGCCGCCGGAGCCGCCGTATGA
- the pstC gene encoding phosphate ABC transporter permease subunit PstC produces the protein MDISTKNSEAPPPLSPPSDAEQKRAARGATRPGDRVFLGLSRGSGIFLLVIMAAIAVFLSYRSVLAISKDESNFLTTFEWNPTAVPPSFGIAVLVYGTVISSIIAMVIAVPIAVGIALFITHYAPRRLGGTIAYVIDLLAAVPSIVYGLWGALVLVPHMSGLYGWLDDYFGWTGILDWQGGAPRSLFTVGILLAIMILPIITNVSREVFRQAPLMHQEAALALGATRWEVIRMSVLPFGRSGVISASMLGLGRALGETMAVATVLSPSFEINASLLDPGGGTFAQNIASKFSEASEMGRDALIASGLVLFVITLLVNGAARLIIARRAEYSGANA, from the coding sequence ATGGATATATCCACCAAGAACTCTGAAGCACCTCCCCCTCTCTCCCCACCCTCCGACGCCGAGCAGAAGCGCGCGGCCCGCGGCGCCACCCGGCCCGGCGACCGAGTCTTCCTCGGTCTGTCCCGCGGCTCGGGCATCTTCCTGCTCGTGATCATGGCCGCCATCGCGGTCTTCCTCTCGTACCGCTCCGTGCTCGCGATCAGCAAGGACGAGAGCAACTTCCTCACGACCTTCGAGTGGAACCCGACGGCCGTCCCGCCGAGCTTCGGCATCGCGGTCCTGGTCTACGGCACGGTCATCTCGTCGATCATCGCGATGGTCATCGCGGTCCCGATCGCGGTCGGCATCGCCCTGTTCATCACGCACTACGCCCCGCGCAGGCTGGGCGGCACCATCGCCTACGTGATCGACCTGCTCGCCGCCGTGCCGTCCATCGTGTACGGCCTGTGGGGCGCCCTCGTCCTCGTACCGCACATGAGCGGCCTCTACGGCTGGCTGGACGACTACTTCGGCTGGACCGGCATCCTCGACTGGCAGGGCGGCGCGCCGCGCTCGCTGTTCACCGTGGGCATCCTGCTCGCGATCATGATCCTGCCGATCATCACCAACGTGAGCCGCGAGGTCTTCCGGCAGGCTCCGCTGATGCACCAGGAAGCCGCGCTGGCCCTCGGCGCCACGCGCTGGGAGGTCATCCGCATGTCGGTGCTGCCCTTCGGCCGCTCCGGTGTCATCTCCGCCTCGATGCTCGGCCTCGGGCGCGCGCTCGGCGAGACGATGGCCGTGGCCACGGTCCTCTCCCCGAGTTTCGAGATCAACGCCAGTCTGCTCGACCCGGGCGGCGGCACCTTCGCCCAGAACATCGCCAGCAAGTTCAGTGAGGCCAGTGAGATGGGCCGGGACGCGCTGATCGCCTCCGGTCTGGTGCTGTTCGTCATCACCCTGCTGGTCAACGGCGCGGCCCGCCTCATCATCGCCCGCCGCGCGGAGTACTCGGGGGCCAACGCATGA
- the pstB gene encoding phosphate ABC transporter ATP-binding protein PstB: MAKRIDISGLSAYYSSFRAIEDISMTVEPRSVTAFIGPSGCGKSTFLRTLNRMHEVTPGGRVEGKVMLDDENLYGAGVDPVAVRREVGMVFQRPNPFPTMSVFDNVAAGLRLNGSYKKSELSDVVEKSLKGANLWNEVKDRLNKPGSGLSGGQQQRLCIARAIAVEPKVLLMDEPCSALDPISTLAIEDLIGELKERFTIVIVTHNMQQAARVSDRTAFFNLSAVGQPGKLIEIDDTERIFSNPSVQATEDYISGRFG, encoded by the coding sequence ATGGCCAAGCGAATCGACATCAGCGGCCTCAGTGCCTACTACAGCTCGTTCCGAGCCATCGAGGACATCTCGATGACGGTCGAGCCCCGTTCGGTGACGGCCTTCATCGGCCCCTCCGGCTGCGGCAAGTCCACGTTCCTGCGCACCCTCAACCGGATGCACGAGGTGACACCGGGCGGCCGCGTCGAGGGCAAGGTCATGCTCGACGACGAGAACCTGTACGGCGCCGGGGTCGACCCGGTGGCGGTGCGGCGCGAGGTCGGCATGGTCTTCCAGCGTCCGAACCCCTTCCCCACGATGTCGGTCTTCGACAACGTGGCGGCGGGCCTGCGGCTCAACGGCAGCTACAAGAAGTCCGAGCTGAGCGATGTCGTCGAGAAGTCGCTCAAGGGCGCGAACCTCTGGAACGAGGTCAAGGACCGGCTGAACAAGCCGGGTTCCGGGCTGTCCGGTGGCCAGCAGCAGCGGCTGTGCATCGCGCGGGCGATCGCGGTGGAGCCGAAGGTTCTGCTCATGGACGAGCCCTGCTCGGCGCTCGACCCGATCTCGACGCTGGCCATCGAGGACCTGATCGGGGAGCTGAAGGAGCGCTTCACGATCGTCATCGTGACGCACAACATGCAGCAGGCCGCCCGTGTGTCCGACCGGACCGCCTTCTTCAACCTGTCCGCGGTCGGGCAGCCCGGGAAGCTCATCGAGATCGACGACACCGAGCGGATCTTCTCGAATCCGTCCGTGCAGGCCACCGAGGACTACATCTCGGGGCGTTTCGGCTGA
- the pstA gene encoding phosphate ABC transporter permease PstA, with protein sequence MSQTVNDERPSSLQGARLPKWSPYAIAVGSIALGLGISAAAGLHSSVQWGLMAAIFFVAGSYGIAARVEGRRQAKDRVATSLVWVAFIFAVVPLVSLMWETIKRGVKVLDGYFLTHSMGLVTDTEPGGGIYHAILGTLEQVGIATVISVPIGILTAVYLVEYGRGKLAKAVTFFVDVMTGIPSIVAGLFVLSFWIIILDMGYSGFAGSMALTILMLPVVVRSTEEMLKLVPNELREASLALGVPKWRTIMKVVLPTSIGGITTGVMLAIARITGETAPVLLLVWGSTFINTDPFEGPQASLPMYIYQQYANSGGSGAAYDRAWAAALTLIAFVMILNLAARGIARWKAPKTGR encoded by the coding sequence ATGAGCCAGACCGTGAACGACGAGCGTCCCAGCTCCCTGCAGGGCGCGCGGCTGCCCAAGTGGAGCCCGTACGCGATCGCCGTCGGCTCGATCGCCCTGGGCCTCGGCATCAGCGCCGCGGCCGGGCTGCACAGCAGTGTCCAGTGGGGTCTGATGGCCGCGATCTTCTTCGTGGCCGGCTCGTACGGCATCGCCGCGCGCGTCGAGGGCCGCCGGCAGGCCAAGGACCGGGTGGCGACCAGCCTGGTCTGGGTCGCGTTCATCTTCGCCGTCGTCCCGCTGGTCTCGCTCATGTGGGAGACCATCAAGCGCGGTGTGAAGGTCCTCGACGGCTACTTCCTCACCCACTCGATGGGCCTGGTCACCGACACCGAGCCCGGCGGTGGTATCTACCACGCGATCCTCGGCACGCTTGAGCAGGTCGGCATCGCCACCGTGATCTCCGTGCCGATCGGCATCCTGACCGCCGTCTACCTCGTGGAGTACGGGCGCGGCAAGCTGGCCAAGGCCGTCACGTTCTTCGTCGACGTCATGACGGGTATCCCGTCGATCGTCGCGGGCCTGTTCGTCCTCAGCTTCTGGATCATCATCCTGGACATGGGCTACTCCGGGTTCGCCGGATCGATGGCCCTGACCATCCTGATGCTTCCCGTGGTCGTCCGCTCCACCGAGGAGATGCTCAAGCTCGTACCGAACGAGCTGCGCGAGGCCTCGCTGGCGCTGGGCGTGCCGAAGTGGCGCACGATCATGAAGGTGGTCCTGCCGACGTCCATCGGCGGTATCACCACCGGTGTGATGCTCGCGATCGCCCGCATCACGGGTGAGACCGCTCCGGTGCTGCTGCTGGTGTGGGGCTCGACCTTCATCAACACGGACCCCTTCGAGGGCCCGCAGGCCTCGCTCCCGATGTACATCTACCAGCAGTACGCGAACAGCGGCGGCTCCGGTGCGGCGTACGACCGGGCCTGGGCGGCGGCGCTCACGCTGATCGCGTTCGTGATGATCCTGAACCTGGCGGCCCGCGGCATCGCCCGCTGGAAGGCCCCCAAGACCGGTCGCTGA
- a CDS encoding RNA degradosome polyphosphate kinase gives MSQPNAQAQVQHPQPSVGSIAAHRPHTVAANVSDLEPDLDADLDEYEDLVQDGVQLPQGRFLDRERSWLAFNERVLELAEDPNTPLLERAKFLAIFASNLDEFFMVRVAGLKRRIATGVATRSASGLQPREVLEMIWARSRELMARHAACYQEDVAPQLAEEGIHLVRWSELSEKEQARLFTLFRHQIFPVLTPLAVDPAHPFPYISGLSLNLAVVVRNPVSGHRHFARVKVPPLLSRFLEASPNRFVPIEDVIAAHLEELFPGMEVLEHHTFRLTRNEDLEVEEDDAENLLQALEKELMRRRFGPPVRLEVEESIDRYVLDLLVRELKISEAEVYPLPGPLDLTGLFGIGALDRPELKFPKFIAGTHRDLAEVESASAPDIFAALRERDVLLHHPYDSFSTSVQAFLEQAAADPDVLAIKQTLYRTSGDSPIVDALIDAAEAGKQVLVLVEIKARFDEQANIKWARKLEESGCHVVYGLVGLKTHCKLSLVVRQEGDTLRRYSHVGTGNYHPKTARLYEDLGLLTADPQVGADLSDLFNRLSGYSRRETYRRLLVAPKSLRDGLIARVNKEVQHHRAGRPAHVRIKVNSMVDEALIDSLYRASQAGVPVDIWVRGICAVRPGVTGLSENIRVRSILGRFLEHSRVFGFGNGGEPEVWIGSADMMHRNLDRRIEALVRITDPAHRAALSRLFETGMSDTTSSWHLGPDGEWTRHATDAEGQPLRNVQEMLIDARRRRRGTATP, from the coding sequence ATGAGCCAGCCCAATGCCCAGGCACAGGTCCAGCACCCGCAGCCGTCCGTCGGCTCCATAGCCGCCCACCGCCCGCACACCGTGGCGGCGAACGTCTCCGACCTGGAGCCCGACCTCGACGCCGACCTCGACGAGTACGAGGATCTGGTGCAGGACGGTGTCCAGCTTCCGCAGGGCCGGTTCCTCGACCGGGAGCGCAGCTGGCTCGCGTTCAACGAACGGGTCCTCGAACTCGCCGAGGATCCCAACACGCCCCTCCTCGAACGGGCGAAATTCCTGGCCATCTTCGCCAGCAACCTGGACGAGTTCTTCATGGTCCGGGTGGCCGGTCTGAAGCGGCGCATCGCCACCGGCGTGGCCACCCGCTCCGCCTCGGGCCTCCAGCCCCGTGAGGTGCTGGAGATGATCTGGGCCCGCTCGCGCGAACTCATGGCCCGGCACGCCGCCTGTTACCAGGAGGACGTGGCGCCCCAGCTCGCGGAGGAGGGCATCCACCTCGTCCGCTGGAGCGAACTGTCCGAGAAGGAGCAGGCGCGCCTCTTCACGCTCTTCCGCCACCAGATCTTCCCGGTCCTGACACCCCTCGCGGTCGACCCGGCGCACCCCTTCCCGTACATCTCGGGTCTGTCCCTGAACCTCGCGGTCGTCGTGCGGAACCCGGTCTCCGGCCACCGCCACTTCGCGCGCGTCAAGGTCCCGCCGCTGCTCTCCCGCTTCCTGGAGGCCTCCCCGAACCGCTTCGTCCCCATCGAGGACGTCATCGCGGCCCATCTGGAGGAGCTCTTCCCCGGCATGGAGGTCCTGGAGCACCACACGTTCCGCCTCACCAGGAACGAGGACCTGGAGGTCGAGGAGGACGACGCCGAGAACCTGCTCCAGGCCCTGGAGAAGGAGCTCATGCGGCGCCGCTTCGGCCCGCCGGTGCGCCTGGAGGTCGAGGAGTCCATCGACCGGTACGTCCTGGACCTGCTGGTGAGAGAGCTGAAGATCTCCGAGGCGGAGGTCTATCCGCTGCCGGGTCCCCTGGACCTCACCGGCCTCTTCGGCATCGGCGCCCTCGACCGGCCCGAGCTGAAGTTCCCGAAGTTCATCGCGGGCACCCACCGCGACCTCGCCGAGGTCGAGTCGGCGTCCGCGCCCGACATCTTCGCCGCCCTGCGCGAACGCGACGTCCTGCTGCACCACCCGTACGACTCCTTCTCCACCTCCGTCCAGGCGTTCCTGGAGCAGGCGGCGGCGGACCCGGACGTGCTGGCCATCAAGCAGACCCTGTACCGCACCTCGGGCGACTCCCCCATCGTCGACGCCCTCATCGACGCCGCCGAGGCAGGCAAGCAGGTCCTCGTCCTCGTCGAGATCAAGGCGCGCTTCGACGAGCAGGCCAACATCAAGTGGGCCCGCAAACTGGAGGAGTCGGGCTGCCACGTGGTCTACGGCCTCGTCGGCCTCAAGACCCACTGCAAGCTGTCGCTCGTGGTGCGCCAGGAGGGCGACACCCTGCGCCGCTACAGCCACGTCGGCACCGGCAACTACCACCCGAAGACCGCCCGGCTGTACGAGGACCTGGGACTCCTGACCGCCGACCCGCAGGTCGGCGCGGACCTCTCCGACCTCTTCAACCGGCTCTCCGGCTACTCCCGCCGCGAGACGTACCGCCGCCTCCTCGTCGCGCCCAAGTCCCTGCGCGACGGCCTGATAGCGCGCGTCAACAAGGAGGTCCAGCACCACCGTGCCGGACGTCCCGCCCACGTCCGTATCAAGGTCAACTCGATGGTGGACGAGGCGCTCATCGACTCGCTCTACCGCGCCTCCCAGGCAGGTGTGCCGGTCGACATCTGGGTGCGCGGCATCTGCGCGGTGCGGCCGGGCGTCACGGGCCTGTCCGAGAACATCCGCGTACGGTCCATACTCGGCCGCTTCCTCGAACACTCCCGGGTCTTCGGCTTCGGCAACGGAGGCGAGCCCGAGGTGTGGATAGGCAGCGCCGACATGATGCACCGCAACCTCGACCGGCGTATCGAAGCGCTGGTCAGGATCACCGACCCGGCCCACCGGGCGGCCCTCAGCAGGCTGTTCGAGACCGGCATGTCCGACACCACCTCCTCCTGGCACCTCGGCCCCGACGGCGAATGGACCCGGCACGCGACCGACGCCGAGGGCCAGCCACTGCGCAACGTCCAGGAGATGCTCATAGACGCCCGGAGGCGCCGGCGTGGCACAGCAACACCTTGA
- a CDS encoding NUDIX hydrolase has protein sequence MGGPVHTTNPDPVLAAGCVLWRRSPADGELRICLVHRPKYDDWSHPKGKLKSGEDTLAAALREVEEETGHRCAPGPRLATLHYVANDRPKRVSYWAAEATEGRFVPNREVDRVLWLTPAAARTRVTQPRDRELVDELLAVLRHV, from the coding sequence ATGGGAGGCCCAGTGCACACGACGAACCCGGACCCCGTTCTCGCGGCGGGCTGCGTACTGTGGCGCCGCTCACCGGCCGACGGCGAACTGCGGATCTGCCTGGTCCACCGGCCGAAGTACGACGACTGGTCGCACCCGAAGGGCAAGCTGAAGTCCGGCGAGGACACGCTCGCCGCGGCTCTGCGCGAGGTCGAGGAGGAGACCGGGCACCGGTGTGCGCCGGGGCCGCGCCTGGCGACGCTCCACTACGTGGCCAACGACCGGCCCAAGCGGGTGAGTTACTGGGCCGCCGAGGCGACGGAGGGGCGCTTCGTGCCCAACCGCGAGGTGGATCGGGTGCTGTGGCTCACGCCGGCGGCGGCCCGTACGCGGGTCACGCAGCCGCGGGACCGGGAGCTGGTGGATGAGCTGCTGGCGGTCCTCCGGCACGTGTAG
- a CDS encoding inorganic phosphate transporter: MDTFALIVTIGVALGFTYTNGFHDSANAIATSVSTRALTPRAALAMAAVMNLAGAFMGSGVAKTVSEGLIETPHGNRGMWILFAALVGAIVWNLVTWYFGLPSSSSHALFGGMVGAALAGGIDVIWSGVLEKVVIPMFISPVVGLVAGYLVMCAIMWLFRSSNPHKAKRGFRIAQTVSAAGMALGHGLQDAQKTMGIVVMALVISDVEEAGDPIPVWVKIACAVMLSLGTYAGGWRIMRTLGRKIIELDPPQGFAAETTGASIMFSTAFIFHAPISTTHVITSAIMGVGATKRVKAVRWGVAKNIILGWFITMPAAALVAATSFWLVNVAFL; this comes from the coding sequence ATGGACACCTTCGCTTTGATCGTGACCATCGGTGTCGCGCTCGGATTCACCTATACCAACGGCTTCCACGACTCCGCCAACGCCATCGCCACCTCCGTGTCCACACGCGCGCTCACGCCGCGTGCGGCACTGGCGATGGCCGCGGTGATGAACCTCGCCGGCGCCTTCATGGGCAGCGGGGTAGCCAAGACAGTCAGTGAAGGCCTGATCGAGACACCGCACGGCAACAGGGGCATGTGGATCCTGTTCGCCGCGCTGGTGGGCGCGATCGTGTGGAACCTCGTCACCTGGTACTTCGGCCTGCCGTCCTCCTCCTCCCACGCGCTGTTCGGCGGCATGGTGGGCGCGGCGCTCGCGGGCGGCATCGACGTCATCTGGTCCGGCGTCCTGGAGAAGGTCGTCATCCCGATGTTCATCTCCCCGGTCGTCGGCCTGGTCGCCGGCTATCTGGTGATGTGCGCGATCATGTGGCTCTTCCGCAGCTCCAACCCGCACAAGGCGAAGCGCGGTTTCCGTATCGCGCAGACCGTGTCCGCGGCCGGCATGGCTCTCGGCCACGGCCTCCAGGACGCCCAGAAGACCATGGGCATCGTGGTGATGGCCCTGGTCATCTCGGACGTCGAGGAAGCGGGCGACCCGATTCCGGTCTGGGTCAAGATCGCTTGCGCGGTGATGCTGTCGCTGGGCACCTACGCCGGTGGCTGGCGCATCATGCGCACCCTGGGGCGGAAGATCATCGAGCTCGATCCTCCGCAGGGGTTCGCCGCGGAGACGACCGGCGCGTCGATCATGTTCTCCACCGCGTTCATCTTCCACGCGCCCATCTCCACGACGCACGTCATCACGTCCGCGATCATGGGTGTGGGGGCCACGAAGCGGGTGAAGGCGGTCCGCTGGGGTGTCGCCAAGAACATCATCCTCGGCTGGTTCATCACGATGCCGGCGGCTGCGCTGGTCGCGGCGACCAGCTTCTGGCTCGTGAACGTGGCCTTCCTCTGA
- a CDS encoding metal-sensitive transcriptional regulator, which translates to MTTTEAGATAPSGETGDTGEAGAAAIVTDHDRGIHGYHKQKDEHLKRLRRIEGQVRGLQRMVDEDVYCIDILTQVSASTKALQSFALQLLEEHLRHCVADAAVKGGAEIDAKVEEATKAIARLLRT; encoded by the coding sequence ATGACGACCACCGAGGCCGGCGCCACGGCGCCCTCCGGGGAGACCGGGGACACCGGGGAGGCTGGTGCCGCGGCGATCGTGACGGATCACGATCGCGGGATCCACGGGTACCACAAGCAGAAGGACGAGCACCTCAAGCGGCTGCGGCGGATCGAGGGGCAGGTCCGTGGCCTGCAGCGGATGGTCGACGAGGACGTCTACTGCATCGACATACTCACGCAGGTCTCCGCCTCCACGAAGGCGCTGCAGTCCTTCGCCCTGCAGCTTCTGGAGGAGCACCTGCGGCACTGTGTCGCCGACGCGGCGGTCAAGGGCGGGGCCGAGATCGATGCGAAGGTGGAGGAGGCGACGAAGGCGATTGCCCGGTTGTTGCGCACGTGA
- a CDS encoding CHAD domain-containing protein → MAQQHLDPTAGPVAGDALAAYLRAQATEFLRALRQHRETGGAAGGGPPARAQSSVGENGSKEAVDAARALRRSARRISGTLHTFRPLLDEGWSEGMRPELAWLSGTLAREHAYGARLDRLLAALHRLSGSAAFPTQASSEVRPEKGQLTVGAAKAGALLERQLTLARTRAHSAALQALGSSRFHAVADNVAVLASEVPLTAGAAATGLGPMAATAEDRLCDAVTGLPLVTAGHPYNSEALVHGLSADTAPQPQDAPWHQVRLLLRLHRYAREVLFGDEVLVDVRLLNAGQALDRHRDAAEAAAAAASAARTPRIAPATAYALGVLHADQRHEVEAARFAFQRAWLRETVGTP, encoded by the coding sequence GTGGCACAGCAACACCTTGACCCGACGGCCGGACCCGTGGCCGGGGACGCCCTCGCGGCGTACCTCCGGGCCCAGGCCACGGAGTTCCTCCGCGCGCTGCGCCAGCACCGGGAGACCGGCGGCGCGGCGGGTGGGGGTCCCCCCGCGCGAGCGCAGTCGAGCGTGGGGGAGAACGGCTCGAAGGAGGCCGTGGACGCGGCGCGCGCCCTGCGCCGCTCGGCCCGCCGCATCAGCGGCACCCTGCACACGTTCCGGCCACTGCTCGACGAGGGCTGGTCGGAGGGCATGCGCCCCGAACTGGCCTGGCTCTCGGGCACCCTGGCCCGCGAACACGCGTACGGGGCCCGGCTCGATCGGCTGCTCGCGGCGCTGCACCGGCTCTCGGGCTCGGCGGCCTTCCCCACCCAGGCCTCCTCCGAGGTGCGGCCGGAGAAGGGCCAGCTGACCGTCGGCGCGGCCAAGGCCGGTGCCCTCCTGGAGCGCCAGCTGACCCTCGCCCGCACCCGCGCCCACTCGGCCGCGCTCCAGGCCCTGGGCTCCAGCCGCTTCCACGCCGTCGCCGACAACGTCGCCGTACTGGCCAGCGAGGTCCCGCTGACCGCGGGCGCGGCCGCCACGGGGCTGGGGCCCATGGCCGCGACCGCGGAGGACCGCCTCTGCGACGCCGTCACCGGGCTCCCCCTGGTCACCGCGGGCCACCCCTACAACTCGGAGGCCCTCGTCCACGGCCTCTCCGCCGACACCGCGCCGCAGCCCCAGGACGCCCCCTGGCACCAGGTACGCCTTCTGCTGCGCCTGCACCGCTACGCGCGCGAGGTCCTGTTCGGCGACGAAGTCCTCGTGGACGTCCGCCTGTTGAACGCCGGCCAGGCCCTGGACCGGCACCGCGACGCGGCGGAGGCGGCCGCGGCGGCGGCCTCGGCGGCCCGCACCCCACGGATCGCCCCGGCGACGGCGTACGCGCTCGGCGTGCTCCACGCCGACCAGCGGCACGAAGTGGAAGCGGCCAGATTCGCGTTTCAGCGGGCCTGGCTGAGGGAGACGGTCGGCACTCCGTGA